Proteins encoded together in one candidate division WOR-3 bacterium window:
- a CDS encoding metallophosphoesterase, with translation MKLPFTIAHISDLHLGGSYFVPEWGNRLVDLLNRLKPDLIVITGDLTTEGHIHEYDQVVRYLKRFHSKNRIIVPGNHDARNEGYVIFEEIFGTRYPFYKKSNIAIFGVDSSQPDIDDGHIGRANYPIITQKLSNPTQIKIMAMHHHLVPIPGTGRERHIPTDAGDVLKLCIDLDIRIILSGHKHRPWVWLLEKTWLITGGTATSQRLKGRSYPSFNILKIFKTQFTLTEINVATGTVQKKLKASL, from the coding sequence ATGAAATTACCATTTACCATCGCTCACATTTCTGACCTACATCTCGGTGGCTCTTATTTTGTCCCCGAGTGGGGTAATAGATTGGTCGATTTGCTGAACCGGTTAAAGCCCGACCTCATAGTTATCACCGGTGACCTCACTACAGAAGGTCATATTCATGAATATGACCAGGTAGTCAGATATTTGAAACGATTTCATAGCAAAAATAGAATTATAGTTCCTGGAAATCATGATGCCCGCAATGAAGGATATGTGATTTTTGAAGAAATCTTTGGTACTCGCTATCCTTTCTACAAAAAAAGTAACATAGCAATTTTTGGTGTGGACTCAAGCCAGCCCGACATTGATGACGGACATATCGGCCGTGCCAATTATCCGATAATCACCCAGAAATTAAGTAACCCGACACAAATTAAAATCATGGCGATGCATCATCACCTCGTTCCCATACCCGGAACCGGAAGGGAACGCCATATACCCACTGATGCTGGTGATGTTTTGAAATTGTGCATCGACCTTGATATCCGCATAATACTATCCGGTCACAAACATCGTCCTTGGGTGTGGCTCCTCGAAAAAACTTGGCTCATCACTGGCGGCACTGCCACTTCACAACGCCTAAAGGGCCGGTCATATCCGTCGTTTAACATCTTGAAAATATTTAAAACCCAATTCACCTTAACAGAAATAAATGTTGCAACCGGTACAGTTCAGAAAAAACTAAAAGCGTCTCTTTGA
- a CDS encoding BNR repeat-containing protein: protein MAFKKAALLTFLFAINLSYGIWLPVESITNRANATDLTCRSNARGVVIGRDGNIYITWRGNVGGVYQVWCSYWDSSTGEWSEDTVLSNEQSSAGDPTIACDSLGNLYVAWITAGVLKLKCRDFSTGEWQVEDTFRTGNDRDSAVSMAIDKDGVVHLTWVRLGSGNERCVYYVLYDSGWAECDTIARLGSSSPSTYPSIACSPDGDLMLVWHQTVGDYPAILAKLKVNGVWTETETVYNRTNAHSPCVTYNLYDSTFNVVWTTTNNILWRSRTVEGWGDTMRFGGWAGQKSSPSLAADNIGNLHFVWVNDDSTSQRHRQVCYQKRTNTGVWEEFRALTEGRNSRDRVSIAARMGTVQVVWSEQVGTFNWAVRARRKTQAHDVGVIRIESPQGVIDSGSVFVPVALIGNFGDFNEPPVPVWFAVGDSVRTCFSDSIAVGDSVEVVFDSIPVHHRDWVVVVCSVYVEGDINRRNDSVRDSVFSRVQDVVAEEILTPCGRVPEGVSRPRVKVFNRGNDSARFGLVCSILTRTGSLVYNDSITITLGSNVTQDTGFRGWNAEVGDYVVRVRAVLPNDMHPENDTISSEFTVIRHDVGVSRLLFPVNVVDSGFCGSPRAVIKNYGSETESFQVLLRIGTSYCDSLMIRGLTPGDSTEATFSRWEARERGWSLVCCTTQLAPDRRNDNDAVKDTFFVRVRDVGVVEITSPGEVVNPGEIQPEALIHNFGNEVAGFWLRCEIYDSAGTAVYLDSIETMMAPECSSLVTLGHWRARGGRYSIWVGAMLIGDMRRENDSISKQVRVIRRDGGLIKIEMPKDTVPEGVVEPVAVVGNYGEESADMLVYFAVSRMRADADFEYIDSSRATVEPGAEREVCFRQWQATPGLYLTFARCDLQGDENPGNDSLNKVVVVESILYRQWKEELSVPAGVKNLPVRAGGCLVATADKVYALKGRTDEWYFYDVNERNWVERQPVPGGIKGRKPKGGAAVCWNGRSKIYLLKGGNTREFWCYDVTLDSWQQLPGLPDGTRNVRYGSGLSFVPKRDSGRVYCLKGSGTDDFLFYLVERGEWHARRPVPRGALNKPVKKGSALVAVGQRLFCLKGSTNEFYEYLISRDSWRECTSLPFTGRNGLRRAKDGAALASDGVNYIYAFKGGRTTEFWRYDIQADKWEEMEDIPKGTKLRRVGTGAGLAFTRGKVYALKGNNSREFWSFDPSAVKGCAKSEIVGTKKGKHEQEFSCREPEGLLTITSPKQLIGGREGEVHIVDVSGRMRFSGNLEPGVYFILSKERPTQAMRIQKLIITGRSKRRF from the coding sequence GTGGCTTTTAAAAAAGCGGCACTCTTAACATTTCTCTTTGCAATTAATCTGTCGTACGGGATTTGGTTGCCGGTGGAGTCGATCACCAATCGTGCGAATGCTACGGATTTAACCTGTCGCAGTAATGCGCGGGGTGTGGTGATTGGTCGAGACGGGAACATCTATATAACTTGGCGGGGAAATGTTGGTGGCGTTTATCAGGTTTGGTGCTCTTACTGGGACAGTTCAACTGGAGAATGGTCAGAGGATACGGTTCTTTCCAATGAGCAGTCCAGCGCCGGTGACCCAACAATCGCCTGTGACTCTCTTGGTAATCTTTATGTTGCCTGGATAACCGCTGGTGTTCTCAAACTCAAGTGCCGTGATTTTTCTACTGGGGAATGGCAGGTAGAAGACACATTTAGAACCGGTAACGATAGAGATAGTGCGGTGTCGATGGCGATCGATAAAGATGGCGTGGTTCACCTGACCTGGGTAAGATTAGGTTCGGGGAATGAGCGATGTGTGTACTATGTTCTTTATGACAGCGGATGGGCAGAGTGCGATACGATTGCCCGTTTGGGAAGTAGTTCACCAAGTACCTACCCATCAATTGCCTGTTCGCCGGATGGTGATTTGATGCTGGTTTGGCATCAGACGGTCGGAGATTATCCCGCAATTCTGGCAAAATTGAAGGTTAACGGTGTCTGGACCGAGACCGAAACTGTGTACAACCGAACGAACGCACATTCTCCATGTGTGACTTACAACTTGTACGATTCAACTTTTAATGTTGTCTGGACTACTACTAATAATATCTTATGGCGCTCACGAACAGTAGAAGGTTGGGGCGATACTATGAGATTCGGGGGCTGGGCAGGACAAAAATCCTCGCCCAGCCTTGCTGCGGATAATATTGGCAATCTTCATTTTGTCTGGGTGAATGACGACTCTACTTCTCAGCGCCACAGGCAGGTCTGTTATCAGAAACGGACGAACACAGGAGTCTGGGAAGAATTCAGGGCATTGACAGAAGGGAGAAATTCAAGGGACCGGGTTTCAATCGCGGCAAGGATGGGAACGGTTCAGGTGGTGTGGAGTGAACAGGTGGGTACTTTTAATTGGGCGGTTCGGGCGCGGCGCAAGACCCAGGCACATGATGTCGGAGTGATAAGGATTGAGTCGCCTCAAGGTGTAATTGATTCCGGTTCGGTTTTTGTTCCTGTTGCCTTGATTGGTAACTTTGGAGACTTTAACGAACCGCCAGTTCCAGTATGGTTTGCAGTGGGCGATTCGGTGCGAACTTGTTTTTCGGATAGTATTGCAGTAGGTGATTCGGTAGAGGTGGTGTTTGATTCAATTCCGGTTCATCACCGGGACTGGGTGGTAGTGGTCTGTTCAGTTTATGTTGAGGGAGACATAAATAGAAGAAATGACTCAGTGCGTGACAGTGTATTTTCCCGGGTACAAGATGTCGTGGCAGAAGAGATATTAACACCCTGCGGGAGGGTGCCTGAGGGTGTAAGTCGACCAAGAGTCAAGGTGTTCAATCGGGGTAATGATAGTGCAAGGTTCGGTCTGGTTTGCTCGATTTTAACCCGAACAGGCTCCCTCGTTTACAATGACAGCATTACGATTACCCTTGGTTCTAATGTTACCCAAGATACCGGTTTTAGAGGATGGAATGCAGAGGTTGGTGATTATGTGGTAAGGGTCCGGGCGGTTTTGCCTAATGATATGCATCCCGAGAATGATACGATTAGTTCAGAGTTTACCGTAATAAGACACGATGTCGGTGTATCCCGGCTTCTCTTCCCAGTTAATGTTGTGGATTCCGGGTTTTGTGGTTCACCACGGGCGGTGATAAAAAACTATGGAAGCGAAACAGAAAGTTTTCAGGTGTTGTTGCGAATCGGCACCAGCTATTGTGACTCCTTAATGATACGAGGGCTAACACCGGGTGACAGTACGGAGGCGACATTTTCCCGATGGGAAGCAAGAGAAAGGGGTTGGAGTTTGGTTTGCTGTACAACGCAACTTGCCCCCGATCGTCGCAATGACAACGATGCGGTTAAGGATACGTTTTTTGTTCGGGTAAGGGATGTGGGTGTGGTTGAGATTACAAGTCCTGGTGAAGTCGTTAATCCCGGAGAAATTCAGCCCGAGGCACTAATTCATAATTTTGGAAACGAGGTGGCAGGTTTCTGGTTGCGGTGCGAAATTTACGACAGCGCTGGAACGGCAGTTTATCTGGATTCAATTGAAACTATGATGGCGCCCGAGTGTTCTTCTCTAGTTACGCTTGGGCACTGGCGGGCAAGAGGCGGGCGTTATTCAATCTGGGTTGGGGCAATGCTAATTGGAGATATGAGAAGGGAAAACGACTCGATTAGTAAACAGGTCCGCGTTATAAGAAGGGACGGAGGACTAATCAAAATAGAAATGCCTAAAGACACAGTGCCCGAAGGAGTAGTTGAGCCGGTTGCGGTGGTGGGTAATTATGGTGAAGAATCGGCGGATATGTTGGTATATTTTGCGGTTAGTCGAATGAGAGCCGACGCGGATTTTGAGTATATTGACTCATCCAGAGCAACGGTTGAGCCTGGTGCTGAGAGGGAGGTTTGTTTTCGGCAGTGGCAGGCAACACCGGGACTTTATTTAACTTTTGCCCGTTGCGATTTACAAGGGGACGAAAACCCGGGCAACGATTCCTTAAATAAGGTAGTTGTCGTTGAATCGATTCTTTACCGGCAATGGAAGGAAGAACTCTCGGTGCCTGCTGGAGTGAAGAATCTGCCGGTGCGGGCGGGTGGATGTTTAGTAGCAACAGCCGATAAGGTTTATGCATTGAAAGGTAGGACAGATGAGTGGTACTTTTATGATGTGAACGAGCGAAACTGGGTGGAACGACAACCGGTGCCGGGTGGAATAAAAGGGAGAAAGCCGAAGGGTGGAGCGGCAGTCTGCTGGAACGGCAGGAGTAAGATTTACCTTTTGAAAGGAGGGAATACCAGAGAGTTCTGGTGTTATGATGTAACTTTAGACTCCTGGCAACAACTACCCGGTCTGCCAGACGGGACAAGAAATGTTAGATATGGTTCTGGCTTGTCGTTTGTTCCTAAACGGGACAGCGGCAGGGTGTACTGTCTGAAAGGTAGCGGTACAGATGACTTTTTATTTTATCTGGTGGAGAGGGGTGAGTGGCATGCGCGGCGGCCGGTGCCGCGTGGGGCGTTAAATAAGCCGGTGAAGAAGGGAAGCGCGCTGGTGGCGGTGGGCCAAAGGCTTTTCTGTTTAAAAGGTTCGACCAATGAGTTTTATGAATATCTAATTAGCCGAGACAGCTGGCGGGAGTGCACCTCCTTGCCTTTTACGGGTAGGAACGGGTTGCGGCGTGCAAAGGATGGGGCGGCGCTTGCCAGTGACGGCGTTAATTACATATATGCCTTCAAAGGAGGACGGACAACTGAGTTCTGGCGCTACGATATCCAGGCTGATAAATGGGAGGAGATGGAAGATATACCGAAGGGGACAAAATTGCGACGGGTTGGTACCGGTGCCGGTCTGGCATTTACGAGGGGCAAAGTTTATGCGCTCAAAGGCAACAATTCCCGGGAGTTCTGGAGTTTCGACCCGTCAGCAGTAAAAGGATGTGCCAAATCAGAAATCGTGGGGACGAAGAAAGGTAAACACGAACAAGAATTTTCCTGCCGTGAGCCGGAAGGTTTACTAACTATCACTTCGCCCAAGCAACTTATTGGAGGGAGGGAAGGAGAGGTGCATATTGTTGATGTTTCAGGCAGAATGCGGTTTAGTGGAAATTTAGAGCCCGGCGTCTATTTCATACTTTCTAAGGAGCGTCCGACGCAGGCTATGCGGATTCAAAAATTAATCATTACAGGAAGATCAAAGAGACGCTTTTAG